The DNA sequence TATCAAGAAACACGGTTCTATCAACGTGGCACAATTCAGGGATTTAACCAAAACTTCTCGTAAATTTGCAATTCCTTTAATGGAATATTTCGATGCCATTCGTTTTACCAGACGAACCGGAGATGTACGGATATTACTTTAAGGCTTTAAATTAAGTTGAGGAAATATGGACAAGGAAAAATTATTTGCGATTTATGATGAAATTTATGCAACAAATTTTGGCTTCATGCCGTGTATAGAAAAGTGTGACGGACGGTGTGAACAAAAACCGTTATCCGTACTATTGCCTTATGAGGACGAATTTATTTTTAAACGGAGTGGTAAACATATATGCAACGAAAGGCTTACATTACCAGGAGGAACTCTCGAAATTATCGGAAGTACCTGTAATTTTACCGATGGTGTGCAGTGCTTCATCCACGAACATCGCCCTATTGCCTGCCGGCTGTATCCGTTCTATCCTAATTTAACACCTGAAGGCACATTGGAACTACTCATCGATGAGACTTGTCCACTTACCGATTCATTAATTAAAGATGAGATGTATATATCTCATATCAAATCGGCATTAGATAAGCTTATACCACTCATTGATAAGAATTATTGGGAAATGCTGGGACATATACCGCCAGATCTCTGGGATAAGACCTGTAAGGAAAAGTACATATGTACATTACCAAAAGGAGTAAAAAAAAGCTAAGCAAACCCTGTGCGATATGATTACACCAGAAAATGAGAACTCGTGTTGTAATCATGAAGTGCATTATAGCAAATAACACCAGCAACCATGGTGAATATATTCTTTGAGGAAACATCAAAGAGTTGGTTATACATATTTCCAGTATGAAAATCGGGTAACTTGATAGCACAGAGGTCTGCCTCAAAACCCTCCTTGATTTGTCCTGTTCTCGACTCCAAGCCTAAGGCCCTTGCACCATGTATCGTAGCCATAGCAAGTAATGTTTTTGGTAACATGGAGTAATGATGAGAGAGGAATTTCATCTCATCCAGAATGCTTAAAGTATCATTACTGGCCAGACTATCAGTGCCCAGCCCAACATTGATCTCCGCATGTAATAATTTTTGTATAGGATAGTCTGTATGACCAAAGAAATGATGACTCCTGGGACAGAAAGCAATACTTGCACCAGAGGACTTAATCACAGAAATTTCCTCATCGGTAATATAATTACCGTGAATAAGAATGGGATTCATATCCAGAATTCCGGTTTCCCTGAGATAATGAATAGGAGTAAGACCTGGCGGATGCCAATTATCTGGCAGTGCCCGTAGCTGTCGCAATAAAATGGGAAAGTTACCGGTGCCTTTTAGCAGAAACTCAATTTCGTCCCGCGTCTCTGCTATGTGAGTACAAACAGGAATATGCATATCATGAGCAAGTTGAACTATCGTCTGATACAACTCCTTTGAAGCCGAATAAGGTGCGTGGGGAGATAGTCCTATATTGAATAAATCATCTGTTATAATCGAAGATAATTCCGATTGAATTTTTTTCACAACGTCCCTTACACGGTCAGGATTCAGGTCAATAACTTCCTTATAAACGACCTTGCGTAAAGGGCTCTTTTTTAATACCGAGAAAGAATGTCCCGTGTTCGTGATATCCGCAACCGTTGTTGTACCTGACTCAATACAGAATCTAATTCCTTTTTCTATAGAAGAATTATAGTCTTCATCTTTCCACCGTATCCTTGCCCCTATCAGTTGAAAGATCCAATGGGTAAAATTATTGGTGGGTTTAATACGATGGTGTAAATTCGTTAAGTCAAGATGGGTATGCACATTTATCAGACCAGGCAGGATAACAGCATTTCCTAAATCAATAATCCTCTCAATTTCAGCAACGTTCTTAACCTTATCGAATGTACTAACGTGGTGTATCCTTGTATCTTTTACAGCTACAACACCATGTTCAATACAAGTCTCTGGATCTGTAATAAGGTATTTAGCTTTGACAAGTATCATGTAAAATTAACGAGAATGAACTTTTTTACAATCCTCAATTATAAAAATTACAAATATTATATTTAGGCTAACTATAAAAAAGCAAATTAATTGTAAGGAAAAACACTATGGATACTCTTTATATTCTGCTTAAAGAAAGAAATCGTTATAATCCATCGAATAGGTCCCTTGTTTTAACCTCTGGTTTAAAATTTGTGTAAGTATTTATTCGTTCAACATAAGTAAACACAAACAAGAATTAAATTCCCTTGAAAGCCCTGTGATTGCTGATAGAATAAGAGAACTTCAATAAACATCAAAATACTTAAAAAGAGATAAAAGAGGCTATTATGTTACATGGTATAATATGCAGCATTTCCATAAGTCACATAATAGTAACAACATATATCACATAGCATTTCCTCATGTCGTACTTACGCAGTACCGTTTTGAGCAACTAAGGGTAATATCTTCTCTTTACTCATGTCTAAGATATGATCTGTCATTCGTTCAATCGCATTCCTTTTTGTATCCAATTGCTTATGGCTATATCTCATGGTCATACTAACATCTGAATGACCTAATAACTCTTTGGTGGTAACAATGTCTGATCCTGTATCGCTGGATATTGAGGCAAAGCAATGTCTCAGGCTATGGAATGAGAAGTTATTGATTCCGATATCTTTAAATAGTGCGCTGAAATGCTGGCTATAGTTCGTTACGATTGCCCTTGTTATAGTTCTATCCTCAAAGATGGTACTATTACATTGGCTTTCTTTATAACTCTGGAATTCCCCTACCAGAAAGCTTGATAGTGGAATTGCCACAAGCTTGCCTGTCTTACTCTGGACGAAGGTAATTAAGCTTTTAGCAAAATCAATATCCTGCCACCTGAGACGTAAGACCTCACCTAGACGCATGCCAGTAAATAAACTGGACAACACCATTAGGCGATCTTTACCTGTTAGCCTATCAAAGACCAAGCCAACTTCTGACTCCGACAATATCCTATCTCTTTGCTGTGTGATCTTAAATCTCTTTACCTCTTTGCATGGATTCTTATCTATAAGCCCTGCCTTGATAGCTGTATTAAAGATATGCGTAAGGATAATAACGTCCAGATTGATGCTAGATTCTTTAACACCATCTATCTTTTTACGGTCAATCCTATACTTTTCAATGATAAAGGGTGTTATCTTATCAAGCCTAAGTTCTCCGATATGCCGAATAATAGCATTTACTGACGTTCGTTTTGATACCAATGTGTTTTCTTTAGCCGTCTTGTGTAACTCCAGATAGGTCTTAGAGTATTCTACTAAGGTAGGAATGGCTTTCTTCTTAGGCAAGTTTAGTTGTCCTCTCTCACGGTCTGAAATGAATAAAGTAAGCCGCTTTTCTGCATCCGTCTTATTCCGTATATCCTTGAAGGTAAGAGACTGCCATTCCTTGTTATCGTCAAAGAACTCAATACACCATACGCCACAGGTCTTGTATTCACCGTTAGACCTCTTTGGCCGATCACCTGGACAATAGCTCTTGCCTGGCCTACCATTGCATGGGATAGCCTTACATTGCTGGAAATATTTCCGATACCTTACCGCCACAATTACCCCCTTTTCTAAAACACAAAAGGCAACAAACCAAGAAGTGGGACAGCACCTCTAGCCGTTGCCTCTTTGTCGCTTGAGTATTACCCCAAGCATATCTTATTAGCGTCTGTCCACGCCCTTGATTTATTGGTAGTACGTACTATCGTACTTTTCGTAATGATTCAAGGATATTCTTGATTTATTCTTATCTCTCTTTACCTATTACGCTTTATTGTTTTGACGTATGTAAGGGTATTTGATAAGATATTCTCATGCCTATAACGAAAGAACTAGAAAACATCCGTAAATTTGAATCTGTTGGCTTTACTCATGAGCAAGCCGAAATCCTGGCTGAAGCCCTTGAGCAATCCCACATTGACGGACAGCAAAGCCTAAAGGATTTCATTACCACCCAATTCAAAGAGATTGATGTTAAGTTTAAAAACCTTCATAGCGAACTTGACAACAAATTTAAAGATGTCCGTAATGAAATTAACAGCCTGGAACTCCGTATTAAAGCATCTCATACCGATTTACTCATGAAGACATTCGGCATTGTTGTTGGA is a window from the Candidatus Jettenia sp. genome containing:
- a CDS encoding YkgJ family cysteine cluster protein, with product MDKEKLFAIYDEIYATNFGFMPCIEKCDGRCEQKPLSVLLPYEDEFIFKRSGKHICNERLTLPGGTLEIIGSTCNFTDGVQCFIHEHRPIACRLYPFYPNLTPEGTLELLIDETCPLTDSLIKDEMYISHIKSALDKLIPLIDKNYWEMLGHIPPDLWDKTCKEKYICTLPKGVKKS
- a CDS encoding amidohydrolase family protein, encoding MILVKAKYLITDPETCIEHGVVAVKDTRIHHVSTFDKVKNVAEIERIIDLGNAVILPGLINVHTHLDLTNLHHRIKPTNNFTHWIFQLIGARIRWKDEDYNSSIEKGIRFCIESGTTTVADITNTGHSFSVLKKSPLRKVVYKEVIDLNPDRVRDVVKKIQSELSSIITDDLFNIGLSPHAPYSASKELYQTIVQLAHDMHIPVCTHIAETRDEIEFLLKGTGNFPILLRQLRALPDNWHPPGLTPIHYLRETGILDMNPILIHGNYITDEEISVIKSSGASIAFCPRSHHFFGHTDYPIQKLLHAEINVGLGTDSLASNDTLSILDEMKFLSHHYSMLPKTLLAMATIHGARALGLESRTGQIKEGFEADLCAIKLPDFHTGNMYNQLFDVSSKNIFTMVAGVICYNALHDYNTSSHFLV
- a CDS encoding tyrosine-type recombinase/integrase produces the protein MAVRYRKYFQQCKAIPCNGRPGKSYCPGDRPKRSNGEYKTCGVWCIEFFDDNKEWQSLTFKDIRNKTDAEKRLTLFISDRERGQLNLPKKKAIPTLVEYSKTYLELHKTAKENTLVSKRTSVNAIIRHIGELRLDKITPFIIEKYRIDRKKIDGVKESSINLDVIILTHIFNTAIKAGLIDKNPCKEVKRFKITQQRDRILSESEVGLVFDRLTGKDRLMVLSSLFTGMRLGEVLRLRWQDIDFAKSLITFVQSKTGKLVAIPLSSFLVGEFQSYKESQCNSTIFEDRTITRAIVTNYSQHFSALFKDIGINNFSFHSLRHCFASISSDTGSDIVTTKELLGHSDVSMTMRYSHKQLDTKRNAIERMTDHILDMSKEKILPLVAQNGTA